The Oceaniferula marina sequence TGTCCTTCAACACGGCCATCTCCCAAATGATGATCTGCACCAATGCCTTTGGTAAGGCCAAACAATTGCCTGCTGTTCTGCTACGCGATCTTCTGAAGTGCCTCAACCCCTTTGCCCCGCACCTCACCGAGGAAATCCATGCCCAAGTCGGTGAGGCCTTCCCAAGTGCGAAGTGCTCACGTGCACGTATCCTCGCCGACCGCGCCTGGCCAAGCTATAACGAAAAGTATCTCGTCGAAGATGAGGTCGAAATCGTGGTCCAGGTCAACGGCAAGCTGCGGGGTCGTATCACCGTGGCCAAAGATGCAGCCAAAGAGGACATCGAAACCCTCGCCCAAGAGGACGAAAACGTCCAGGCACACACCGAGGGTAAAACCATTCGGAAAATCATCGTCGTCCCAGGGCGCCTGGTCAACATCGTCGCCAATTAGCCTATGTTAAAAATGAACAAATCGTTTGCAGTTAGAATGAGCGTTTGGTCGCTGCTCATTCTCTATCTGCTATGCGATATGTTTCTCTTTAACGGGCCGGTTCGGAAAAAAATCGATGAACTGAATGTCACCGATGAGGAACGCATTCAAATGGCCATCGACAAAGGCATCTGCGCCAAGGTCTACGAACACTACATTTATCTCAGCCAAGTCGACCGCCGAGTTCAGGAAAACCTGTTTCGCACCGGGCGCTCACCTGAAAAGGTCAGGGCCAAGGAGTGGACGCTGCTTCGCTGGGCCGCACTCAATGACCTGATCGATGAACAATTGCTGCGCACTAAAACGAAGGTAAACAACGAACAGGTATCCATCAGCGAGCAGGCTATCGATGCCGAGGTCCAACGCTTTGAAAAACTCTTCCCTGATAAAAAGGCCATGCATGAAGCCATGGCTGCTCAGGGGATCGAAAGCGAAAAGGAGCTCCGGTTCCGGCTTGCCGCTCGACTCGAACAAGAAGCCTACCTCCACAACCGAATCAAAAAATCGCTCACCATCAGCGACGAAGAAAGCAAACAATGGTACGATCAGCATAAACAAACCTTCGAGATGCCCGAACGGCGTCAGCTCCGGCACATCTTTCTTGCAACACTCGATCGGCCGTCCGAAGACGCCGAGGCCACCCTCAAAACCCAGCTCGCAAAGATCCAGGCCAAAGAAGCCGACTTCGCCAGCGCTGCCGCTGAGATCAGCGAAGATGAACGCAGCAAAAACAAGGGCGGCCAGTTGGGCTGGATGAGCAAAAACAGGCTACCCGGGGATTTTGCCAGCGCGACCTTCACCCTCGCTAAAAACCAGCCCACGCTTATCCGAACCAAGCTCGGCTGGCACATCGTCGAGGTCACCGACATCAAAGCTCCCGCCACTGTGCCCTTCGACACCGTGAAGAGTGAAATCAACTCTGCCATCGCTGACACCCGCCGCTCTGAAGCCATCCGCCAGTACCGGCACAACCTTCGCCAACTCAGTCAGGACCATTTTCAGATCTTTGGCCAAGTCGTCAATCAACCAGTTCCTGACGCCACAGGCGAATCGAATGAATGAGTTGTTTCTCGAGCTCCTTATCCTCTGAGCGGTCCGCATACAGTCGCCCATAATGGTAAGCCAGCAGCTCGTTTAAAAAGTCAGGAGCAATCCCCTGCGACTCCATCCATGACACTTGCTGCCGCAATGTCCTGCCGGATGGCATCGGGCACCCGGCCATCCCACAGGCCAACTTAAAGGCCTGTAA is a genomic window containing:
- a CDS encoding peptidylprolyl isomerase; its protein translation is MSVWSLLILYLLCDMFLFNGPVRKKIDELNVTDEERIQMAIDKGICAKVYEHYIYLSQVDRRVQENLFRTGRSPEKVRAKEWTLLRWAALNDLIDEQLLRTKTKVNNEQVSISEQAIDAEVQRFEKLFPDKKAMHEAMAAQGIESEKELRFRLAARLEQEAYLHNRIKKSLTISDEESKQWYDQHKQTFEMPERRQLRHIFLATLDRPSEDAEATLKTQLAKIQAKEADFASAAAEISEDERSKNKGGQLGWMSKNRLPGDFASATFTLAKNQPTLIRTKLGWHIVEVTDIKAPATVPFDTVKSEINSAIADTRRSEAIRQYRHNLRQLSQDHFQIFGQVVNQPVPDATGESNE